In Nocardioides sp. W7, the genomic stretch ACGCCAGAAGTCCCAGTGGTACTTGTCGTTCCAGCAGTTGATCGCCGCGTCGCCCCCGCTCAGGTTCTGCAGCGCGAGCAGCCGGGCGGTCTCGAGCGCGCCCAGGCCGTTGCGCATCGCGAGTTCGCGGCTCACGTCGTTCCAGCTCTTGACCGGGGTGCTCTGCCACCAACGGGCGATGTAGGTCTGCGTCGTCGTCCGGGTGCTGCCGGACACTGCGCCGATGGCCTTCACCTCGTTGAACTCCTTGGCCCACTTGGCACTGGAGAGCCGGAGCGGGCCGCGGGTGCGGAACTGCGAGGACGACTTCACGGTGAACGGGTCCACCCCACCCACCCACGGGGTGGGATCGAGAACGGGTTGCCCGGTGGCCGGGTTGGTCTGCGGCCACCAGTGCCCGGGAGCTGGGTTGGGCACCCACTGCGAGGGACCGAACCGTCCGTCGTCCGCTCGAGCCGCGATCATCGCCGCGGCGGCGGCCTGGCCGGCGGCTGTCCCCTTCGTCTCGCTCCATCCGTCGGGGATCAGGGCCAGCGCCTCCCCGTACTGCGTGGCGAGCGTGGCGAGCACCGTGGCACGACTGGCCTCGGGAACGTTCGGCACCGTCGACACGATCTCCCGGAGCACCCCGTAGGCCGCCGCTGCGACCGCGGCGTCCTTCGAGGCCCGCGCGGAGAAGCGCTTCGTCAGCAGATAGGACCTGTAGTGCTTGCGCCCGATCGCGTTGACCGCGTCGAAGACGGCGCCCTGCACCATGGCCACGTGCACCTGCGCGGCCGGCGGGGCGCCGCCGGCGGGGCCGGGCAGGTCGATGAGGGTCTTCACCGCGATCTCGTTCCACGCT encodes the following:
- a CDS encoding vanadium-dependent haloperoxidase, with protein sequence MKSTRNLICLTTAVVLALGGVSTASSEAHTGHVPGGDASGAAVRAWNEIAVKTLIDLPGPAGGAPPAAQVHVAMVQGAVFDAVNAIGRKHYRSYLLTKRFSARASKDAAVAAAAYGVLREIVSTVPNVPEASRATVLATLATQYGEALALIPDGWSETKGTAAGQAAAAAMIAARADDGRFGPSQWVPNPAPGHWWPQTNPATGQPVLDPTPWVGGVDPFTVKSSSQFRTRGPLRLSSAKWAKEFNEVKAIGAVSGSTRTTTQTYIARWWQSTPVKSWNDVSRELAMRNGLGALETARLLALQNLSGGDAAINCWNDKYHWDFWRPWNAIQRAAEDGNPATTPDPAWLPLIAAPYPDHPSGHLCLDGAHTRILRMFFGDRVAGGFSITSISPFLQPADATTRSFDSFSRVLDEIVEARIWAGLHFRTADLQGKTLGLRVAKYTAAHYLQPVHRHHHHH